From the Trifolium pratense cultivar HEN17-A07 linkage group LG4, ARS_RC_1.1, whole genome shotgun sequence genome, the window GATATTCTATCAAAGTCAGCATCATTATATGCTCTAGAATTCCCACTATTTAACTTTGGAACTATCTtgcttttctttgtttttaatCTTGTGTTGTAATATCTGTACCAAACTTgaattttatgctttttggaatGCTTCATCTTAATGATCTTATTTTGCGCCTTATAGCGGGGTTGTTTATTTGGATGAACATAGTAGGATGACTTATTCTCCAACACAGATGTAGGAAACTCTCTTTATAAGGAAAACAGGCATGATCCCAGTATTTCATAGGTTAGTTGGCTTGTGATAGCAAGATGAGACCACTTTCAACTAAGTGCCTATGTTTTCTTTCCACTAGGCACGACACCTTATACGATGAATGATCTTGCAATTAAATTGCAGTTCAACCCTAAATGTGAAATGAACAAATTTGCTTAATTTCCATATGCTTATGGCTAACTTTCTTGGCTCATAGCATCCATGATTGTTATATATATGGCGTTACTCCAAACCGGTGCAACACACGATCCGAATAATAATGTGGTTGTTTAATTTACCATGGTCAacaacatccatgattgataacatccatgattgatatataaatggTGTTCCgccaaacccgtgcaacgcacgggtggCCGACTAGTTTTAAATCATAGAGGAGAAGAAAGTCTATTCACAAAGGTTGAATATATATGGGATCGAGtataaaggaaaaaagaaaaagaaaaaagaaaatgggGTTTCTAATCCTATCAGGCTATTTCTATCCCAACCAATATATCGAGGGATAGAAAATACCAAGTGCCGCTAAGATATGATTAATAAGTAGAGTTATTGTATCTCTAAAAAATAGTTGCATTTTTTATCACTAGGATCTATTAACACTTCAACCTATTTCAACCTATATTGAGTATTGTATAAGTTAGGTATAAAATAGGCTTAATTGTATATTTGatccttatatttattttaggttttaatttaatctcttatgttttaaaagttttaagtgGTCATTTTCgccaaatttttgtttaaatcgtcAACTTGTCTAAtgaatttgcatacgtggaccatttaggagagtactatgtgaaagttttataagaaattaactcaaaatttaacaaaaagttagaaaaaattaactcaaaactTAACGAAAATGACCAACTTATTTTTAGATCAATAACATAattaagggaccaacttgaaactttttaaacataagagaccaaattgaaacctaaaataaaaataagggactAAATATATAAGtctataaaatatgatacataTTCTGTTTTTCTATTGGTGATCAAAGTTCAAActagaggagtgctagcaacacactccaataacaaacacactctcttttattggttaaaattttatatgggtcccataaaagttatatgggtccacatttttttattggacCCATATGAATTTCacccaataaaagagagtgtgttggagtgtgtttgttaaagagtgtctTGCTAGCATTATTCGTTCAAACTATccgttttttgttttttattttttatttatttatgagaaTACCTTCATTTTTATGCaaaatttctttcatttttagttaccatatttttttatagtttcagTGATCTTTAAACTAAAGTAGAAATCCTCGTTCTTTAATTCTAAAAGAAATTAGGTTGACGTAtgattttttcttaattaactAGACAATTCTTGGAGAGTTTTTAACTATTTATGTGTTTCAATGTATTTATAGTGAGCAATCTGTCGGGTTTTTAATCCAAAACAAATAacacagaaaaagaaagaaaaaatgaatgaagaatgaaatTCGAGAGAATGTGGAATAAGCAGAAattgattaaagaaaaaaaagagtaaaatctTATTCTTTTACAAAGGGTTTAGTTGTTTATATACAAGTATTTGTTGCTTCAAATGGAAGCATCTACATAACTATCTAAGACAAACAAAACTAACTGAATTACAACTGTACAAACAACTAACTAACACAAGtgtaatttgtcaaaaaaaaactaacacaagtGCAACTGCACTCAACAACTAATTAACtactaaaatagaaaaactaaCTGTTAACTGTTAAACAGAGGAACATGACAGATGCTCCAACATCTGGTGAAATATCTGGATAAGCagagtttgaattataaaaccAATAcaatcaatgttttttttttataagcaaaaattgaattttaaggAGTACAAGAGGTACTCAACTCTTACAATTCTTATAGGGATCATTACATGTTAATAATGCATTTTAATGGATCCTTACACCAAtctaaaaaaatacaagaagacttactagctattttacctataaaccaaaatcatgaaatataaataatcttgtCTTCTATGGCTTTCCAATCAATAGCTTCTTATCTAAATACCACATTATTACGCGCACGCCAAATACACTAAGTGGTGGTCAATCAAATAATATGACGagctttttcatatttcttatttttcaataagGTTCCAAAAGAGGAAAAATGTTTCCACCCGTCATCAAACAAAATGAAATCCACATTCATCAATTTAAAAATCCGCTTCCATAACTTTTGAGAAAAAGAGCAATTAAAGAACACATGAGATAATTTCTCTtgttcttcaaaacaaaaaatgcaacatTGTTCATGCGGATTAACAAGGATAGATTTTCTTGCCAAGGCTATACGAGTTGGGAGTCTCGATAATAATAACCTCCATCTAAAAAGGCTCATTTTGGGTGGAACATCATTTAACCATAATTGTTGTAGAGCTTTCACTACATTTTCATCAATAGCCACAACAACTTCGCGAAAGTGAAGAAACTCGTACGTCGAATTCACCGAAAAAATACCCGATTGAGTAAGCCCTCATCGCCTACTATCTACACCATTGCTCACATTAACCCTGAACCACGCATCATTCTCAATTCCCCCAATCTTCATAATATCAAGCCACCACAAAGATTGACCTTTGACATTGCTAAGATTAGAGTGCAAAAAATTATCAGCCAAACTCCCATATCTATGCTCTAAAAATTTGGTCCATAAGGTATTATGATCACCCAAACCTCTCCACTTCCATTTACAAAGTAAAGCTTGGACCAATACAATACATTTGACATAAGGTATTATGCTCTAAAAGTTTGGACCGATACAATCAATGTGAAACAATGTCTAGGGAGTTTTAGAAAGTCAACAGAGAGTAAATGATGACAGAAACAAAAAATTCGAAGTTATTCAAACTTAATTATCCGTTAGCACATATGGCGAAGAAACAGTCATGTTAGATTGGATTTTCatgtaatatttttgtttactcGTTATTGCCTCAACATGCCTGGCACCTGATTGCAGTGCCAAGTGTGAATTCAACGTGTTCTCCAACAATTTGTCCCTGTCAGGAGATAGGCCACTcataaggtggataagtgaaaTGATCGAGGTTCGAACCTCAGCGCCTGCACGAaagtacattttattttaacttttctaTTCTTAATTGTTTCCAATCATATACCATATCAAATTAAGTTTATGTTCTAATTTTATATCTCATGCACACCTCAGGCTTTCAAACTTCACAAGAGATGAGCTTAAAGTCATAAATATATAAGCTCCATGAGTGTTTCTACGAGTTTCTTTGTATCAAATGCATCTAAGAAAAACCAAATTATACTCAAATAATGCTTCAAATGCTTCCCCCACCCCTTCTTCTCCATGATCAAATGGCAAGGTTGGTAAAACATGTTATTACTCACTTTGTAGGCTTTTATTGAAGTGTAAATCTTGTTTAAACTAACCGCGGTTATATTCACTGCAATTGAAGTAGCAATGACAATATGGAACTTGACAACACACCAAACATTGCATGCTCGAAGTTGACGCACACTGAATTACATTccgagttaaaaaaaatacaagccTCTGGCCCTATTTTTCCCGTTTGACTTCTCTTGCTACAACGACGTCTAAACATTCCGAGTGGctctaaacataaaaaaaaaaaagctaattgCGAGCTTAAATTATAAGGCTTAGAATTGAAGAAGCAAATGAGAATAGATATTATAAATTGTATAGTAAGTTTTACCACTTGTGTAAATAAGAAGGATGATGACAagatggaagaagatgaagatggtgTAGAATTTACTAGCAGAGCAATTCGGTTCGGAAGCATAAGAGTCCAATGAATTGAACGTTAAAATAGTTTGGTTCGGTTAAGGATTAAGACTATGTTTGAATTGATGGAACATGATGGAATGGAGCAGAATGAAACAAGATGAAATAGAGcggaatataatttttattccattgtttggatatagTTTACGACGGAGCGGAAcaaagttattattttataactttttattcCTCTTTTGCCCTTGTTTAAAAACACTACTATGTTAGATGAAAAAATTATCATGTAAAACAACATAGCCAGTTTTATAAAATGATTAAAATCTTgcaatttatataaattttcatCTCCTATTTACCGTAACTAGTAACAAATATGCATTGtccattttacttttaaaaaaatgcagTGTTTGAACCCATGAAATATATAAaactgttctggactgggccaagagctggcccaaccacttatgcccgacatttggggcatggcccaataaggggagacttccccgacacgtcagccaatgacgtgtcctgctcgacataacggataggcagcacgttaaacacgtgctcgtctatccatgcatgttgatccattccaccttagcttaacagctaagcagcacgtttaacacgtgctcctttatccaacCGCATTTGTCACGGAgtctatcccttacccgcgaatagcggaacgactCCAACCAGGATAGAGGCgaataacggccttcccctacgatacagggactatcctGGCAGTTGagcctattgggccggttatccaggcccaatagaccaacctttggcccagcgctgggggcactatataagctctcctatacaggagagccaggtattcagaaccattctacactttctttctctctcttcttttgtatctctctgttcactttgctgacttaggcatcggagcacctgcaggtacaaacccccccttcggtgtggacgctcgctcaacggaccggccatcaatctattctgatcaccaggtacgatcagtggcgccgtctgtggggactGAGTTCTTCCCCATTCTTTAACCTTTCctcaaagaaacaaagataaaaaaccaAACCTCTCAAGAAActtcatcatggccagttctTCGCAGCCACTCAACACCGACGCCGGCGACGACAACGTGCTCAACGTTCCGTCCTCTCCGCCGCCGCAGCATAACACCGTGCTATCACCGGTGCGTGACAATACCACCGTACCACGCGGTCCAGAAACCGACTCCCGCGACGGACGGGAAACCTCACTCTCTTCCGATGAAGAAGACGTTGAGAACCTAACCGATCGTCGTATGGGCAAACGCCCGCAATTCAAGCAAGAAGCTCCGGCAAACAACGCCGAACAGCCCGCCGTCTTGGCCAACTCTGAGGTCGCAGCCTTGATCGCTGCCCTCAAACAAACAACGGAGGCCATGCAGGCTCAAAATCGTCGACTGGACGAGCAGAGCGAAAGAATCGCCGCGCTGGAGAAAAGCCGGCGTCGCAGaaagaccaactctcccccgcggagacaCCAGGCTACTCCTTCCCCTCCTCGACTGGCGGCcgtcaaacatcgacgccccgACTTAGAGAGGGTCGAAGTTACTCCTCGGAAGAGGGATCGTACTCCTCCACATCGCGAGGGTAGGCTCTCCCCGGGCAAGAAAGGAAAACACGAAGCTCCGCGCCgccattcacctcaagggttGGCGAACGTGGCCAAGCATGGCACGTCGGGCAGCTACCGTCCTCGCAAATCTCGCAGTCCAACGCCCATGCCCGGCGACTATTCCCCCCGGTCTTCCGAGGACCATTCTCCTAACGGGAGCGACGAGGGTGATCCCCGATGCCCCCTGACCGCAGACATTCTGAGGAAGCGTGTCCCAAAGGGCTTCGAGAGACCTCCTACGCTCCCCGCGTACGATGGTTTGACCGACCCCGACGACCACATAGCTAATGTCAACGCTAACCTGGATTTCAGAAACATTAGCGGGGCCATTAGGTGCAGACTGTTCCCAACCACGCTGAGGAAGGGAGCAATGGCATGGTACCAAAGCCTGCCCCCTCAATCCATCCATTCATGGAGGGATCTTACTGAACAGTTTTGcagacacttcactgcttcccgcaagcacccAAAGACTGTGCATGCCTTGGAGGCCATATACCAAGCTGAAGACTGATCAGTGCAatttggcacatattttatggctttgtactttggcatattggaagcttttctagcctaatattaactttttaccatgtttctaaactttgggtcataattgagctctaatgtatttctttgattaattttcggatttaatTGCATATTGATCCTGCTCACTCTacaggtcataacttgagctacgagtatcggattgaggtgtgcgaatATACGTTGGAAAGAtaagagaaagagctacaactttcatgttaaggccagaacccagttcggagtgcaaagcagtcaaatatttacgtttatgttccagactttatgaaaataatgtaatttcgggtcaaacttatgtttttcgacccgtagttttttaagcccaattttctatgagtacttaagcaaaaacacagctagggtttcaaaaaattctgaattcacgcaaaatagaaaagaagggCTGCTTTGCTCTCATGGAAGCCTAAAAACCCTAGGTTGAttcattggtatacgggaacatcgttcatgacttcttgaggttcaattcttaatagtaatttagtttatttatttactgtcttctcttatcaattcatgctctttatttatttatgaaactcgaatatagtgatgcttaatctctattttgagttatatattgtgagacttttcggattgattcatcgcttgtatgactagttcgaataggaattgatataggttttttcgcgcttagcaaaaaagggttggtcgaaatctgtcatgatacaaaccgtgttctaagtgacgcttgttcactacttatggttagttgaacacattctttgcttaatcgaatgaattcgtataaactgtttatcgcttgtataatcggtcttataaaccaaccaaggcatgaatatataaacaatattttatgtgaaccgaggatagaatcataacgaagttttcctaaaaccaatggattgatcgtctttttatcaattgaatttctaatactctttcgatctaaacaaacccaaaaccccatatttatttgtgttattcattgttcttatttttactaattattaaattagaggtccttgtgagacgaccaaggttaactaccttgttactacttttcttaattaaaacttattttgatcacgaaacgacagtgatcaaattggcgccgttgccggggatctctgattaagattagtaaaatttagaactaactaacattactaacactttttgttttgtgagtttttgttgtgtttcaggttctAACGTTGAATATTGCAGCGAAgctgaaaataattaattttcggttGATATCTCAGATTGATCCTAAATTTGGTCCATAAATCCGAAATaaatcaaggaacaaaactttcgtatctttgatacgaaaattgaggctgaaattgcgaaattccttcgtttagacgactttttattttttttgaattttccatacatttaaaaaaatcccaaaaaattatatttagatttgtttgatttttagagattttaggtgttctttttaattttttttagattttttttgattcgttttttatttttctcttcattttatttagacaaaaaaaaaacgaataaaAAAATGGGAGATTCATCGGACCAGTTGGCTTATATCATAAATTGCttggatgcaagaaaacaacaatcttgctatcaaaattatattccaactgtgatgtgtactatttgttcttcgagttttcatattagtgatgATTGTCCTATATTTTTAGATACTTTTTGTGGTGAGACGCAATTTGCAGGtaattttcaaggacaatactatcaagaacaaaattcatatcctGCTGAGCAGCCTATTTGGTCACATCCACAGtttcagcaaattgattcattggtgGTTGAGCCACAACCTAGTTTGGAAGAATTGATAAAGCAGATGTCCGAACATAATAAGCAAATGGATGAATGGATGCAATCCTCTCTTCAAAGTTTAGCAGTCCAAGTTGAGCAAATATTCTCCAATGCCCATCTAattcaagagaagaagatgttgcatgatgatgtacaacctgctgcactcttagaggtaatgcaatgtgatacaagtgTTGATGAAACTTCAGGTGAGCCCATTAAAACATTGTTTGTTTCATCTGatgaacataaaataaataacacaaactcAAGTGAATGCATGAAAGAGAATATTACAccacaaaattttgatttggaTGAATCATATACTTCTCTTGAagtagataaatcttttgaaaatgttgcttgtgaatgtggtgtttGTAATGTTTGTCATGAGATCAGTGCAGTCATTTTAGGGGAAGACATTTTGATGCCGACAACCACTTGTGCAgaaattcaaacaaattcaataactctTGAAGTTGACACAAaaaatgtggattttagtcggaAGCAACTATTGCCCATAGCAGAAAAATTGGTGGTGGAGCCTCGGATTAAGCCACACAATATGCAGTTGTCCTTCACCATTTATGCATCTCTTCCACCTATTTTACCTGACTCACAAGTTAATTGTGGATTTTGTGATTTCCATGCTTTTGTTAATGCAGGTTCACTATATGTGCTGGTTATTCCTCCTAAGCCACCGGATTCTGTACTATTATACAAGCTCACGTGCTATTTGCTTTTTCTTGTTTCATGTGTTCGTAGTGCAGAAAGGCCTCCACCAAAACCGCCGGACATGGACTTTCCAGCTGCTATAACTTAGctcctcgggtgtgttccttccttttctcactttatgcttattgttatacattgcggacaatgtatgttttaagtgtggggggaatatttagttattttatttttctgtcaattaaaaaaaaatagtaataataaaataaaaataaatttagcatgcatgcaagtgttatgagtagttacatgttttaggactagagcaatatagctgtaggattggtgaaatttttggaaattctcgttttcatacttgatatgatgatctttgcaccttaatgcacaattgctgaaaaacttgcaaacttagtagtggcttgataaatctttaaaatacacagtcatcaGCTAAGTTGTTTGAGTATAGAATACGATAAAgaggtatgattaggactaagtttgggggaaaactggattacttgattgtaggatcatggctagattaaatgatgggatactacacaataaaaaatttaaaaaattaattatagaatAAGTTcttgtgcccgaaactggaacaacaataatgaatatgttgagttcctgtgcctaaaactggaggaacaaatgctgtgtagggtgctctattcggagtaacaggttggactcattacaagtgagatcccgtcaggtgaaaaggtagagtagcacctaaagcataactaaaatgaacttaagtggtatccctgcgtataaaaatcaaaaagcctgtgagaacaagaaaagaatagcttcccctcaagctgaaatctaaactcaaactctgagttgtaggaaagaaaaggtagcttagtatcctgactgtgtagtttttgagaaggatcatgtcatgactttggttgacagtaataggcagtacacacacacgcTTGATTATCATTGACAGTTGATATACAAGAGTTATGCCAATCTTTGAAATACAATCCATGGTTTGAGCTTGAATCTTAGAATGTGTTGATTGCTTATGACGTTGTATCATGCTTTGTTatctcttaaaataaaaaaaaaagttttactttAGTCTTTAAACTTGAGTTTTGCTCAGGAGAACACGAAGCTCCGCGCCgccattcacctcaagggttGGCGAACGTGGCCAAGCATGGCACGTCGGGCAGCTACCGTCCTCGCAAATCTCGCAGTCCAACGCCCATGCCCGGCGACTATTCCCCCCGGTCTTCCGAGGACCATTCTCCTAACGGGAGCGACGAGGGTGATCCCCGATGCCCCCTGACCGCAGACATTCTGAGGAAGCGTGTCCCAAAGGGCTTCGAGAGACCTCCTACGCTCCCCGCGTACGATGGTTTGACCGACCCCGACGACCACATAGCTAATGTCAACGCTAACCTGGATTTCAGAAACATTAGCGGGGCCATTAGGTGCAGACTGTTCCCAACCACGCTGAGGAAGGGAGCAATGGCATGGTACCAAAGCCTGCCCCCTCAATCCATCCATTCATGGAGGGATCTTACTGAACAGTTTTGcagacacttcactgcttcccgcaagcacccAAAGACTGTGCATGCCTTGGAGGCCATATACCAAGCTGAAGACGAAACTCTCCGCAACTTCGTCGAGAGATTCAACAAAGAGGCTGTGCAGGTCGAAACGACCGACGACATGAAAAAATACTTGCTGCAGAGGGGCCTTCGCCCGGGCAGCGATTTTGCCAAAGCTGTGGGCATAGAAAAGCCACCCACCTGGGACGACCTCCTCCTAAAAGCTCAAAAGTACATTGATTACGAGGAAGTCCAGGCAGCTGATGTCGCCCGCCTTGCCCGACCTGGAAGCAGCCACCCTGCCCGCGAGTCCTCCCATAGGAACGATGACAGGGGTGGCGACAAGGGAAgctgttggatatttgaattggcttaattttgctaaaacaaatatactaacaagatgttggaaaacatgttacaacatcatatttattcaaggaaatctcgcgcatttatgagagcatctgctatttatggaaatccacttaaagagcacgctcaatggagatttgatctgatcaggaattttaaggataagataagacttaatggtacaacggtatgatcacaattatcctataaagtccttaaacacttttggaaagtttctatacattcttgatgaagatcaaaagagaatcagatcaccttttatgagctacaaggagcgtcctatcagtaatgaagaaagaggagcgtgctagatcattatatatacgaagaccaagctcaagaatacatatctcattgaaaaatattagttacacatattgagtctttattgagtctttgttgagtgttttattgtttgattgtaattcttgcttgtggattctataacacgagttaagaagtaagtttgttattttaaggttactcctaagctttgaagtacggagtttaccatgtgtgattcacttgaagcttttaagcaaaagtgaagtgttgtcttgacaagttgtcgccacatcattcttaacattgtataatcaacacaggttgtgttgtgtgagtggaagtgagatgggatctcatgtctaggagttcctaggcagaagttgcatgagtagtgtcgaggttataaggcgtaaaccaggggtttgctggaggtcttagtgtaaggcgtaaatcctagggtttgctggaggtcttagtaactagagctattagtggatttccttcctggattggtatcccccagagtaggcagttggctgaactgggttaacaattacttgtgtcatttatttattttctgtcagtttttatatgttatataagatgtgccaacaaaagaaacaacattaatcataaagtagttgttgggacatcttaggcaacatcattctagtgataccagaatttcaattggcatcagagcaggcaccctgttctgttattttgggtgagctccagggagagtactttctggtacaatggataaagaaggagggtcagtgtctaaaccccccttactgacaggtcctgagaactatgattattggaaatctaaaatggaggctttcataaaatcaattgacagcaggacatggaaggctgtgttacgtggatgggaaccaccaatggttcttgacaaagatggcaataaaactgatgtcaagaaaccaaatgatgaatggactaaagatgaggatgatctggcacttggcaactccaaagccttgtatgctatttttaatggtgtggatgcaaacatgttcaggcttgttaagagatgcattactgctaagcatgcctgggaagttctgagaaaagctcatgaaggaacatcaaaagttaagctatctaaacttcagatgctcaaaaccaattttgagaatctcagaatgaaggaggaagaaaccattcatgactttcagatgaatgtgcttgattttgcaaattcgtttgatgcacttggaaaacctatctcagatgaggagctagttggaaaaatactcagatctttgcctaaaagatttgatatgaaggtgacagctattgaggaggctcatgatctttcaagtctaaatttagatgaactcataggatcgcttcagacctatgaacttggcctaaacaggagaaatgaaaagaaagataagaatctagcctttgcttcaaaaagtgctaCTGATgacttacaaattgaatctgaaggtgaagaaagcttagctgaatctatggctatgcttggaagacagttcaacaagttgatgaagaaagtggatcaaaggcacaagccaaatggtcgactcaacaacaacaaacagtccagctttcagaaaaagacaaatgaagatgaaagaggagtaaaatgccatgaatgtgaaggttttggacatatcagacctgaatgtccaacctttctaaaaaggcaaaagaaaagtcttgtggtttcatggtctgatacagattcagaggaggaagaatctgccaaatttgttaatgctttaacaggagtttgtgaatctgactcagaatcatgtgatgaggaagTAACatatgaggaactagctgctacttataaagatcttcatactagaagtatagaagtttgcaaagcattagagaaacaaaagaagatcaatggtaaattacaagctgagaaaaatgacttactcataaacattgataatctcaatgctaaggttgaagatcagagtagtcaaattcaacagctggaAATGGAGAAATCTAACCTCCtatgtaaagttgctgaacagaatgaagaagtaaccaaattaaatgctgatttGGATCAAGTCactaaagtggctaaaatgatgaccaaaggtactgatgcctttgaggaaatgctacagagacaaaactatgggaaacctaagcccattggttttgaacatgaaagagtaaaacagcagatgaagttcaacaatgctactatacatactccaatcagcagtacgtttgtgtcaggaggattgtcgcaacatctgatgggacattctatgtccaggttctataactggacatgtcatcattgtggtaggaaaggacacattaggcctttctgctataggctgcacggatatccaaggagagttcatcaagaattctatactcctgtctttcctaatgttacaacaagacaggaatggag encodes:
- the LOC123922737 gene encoding uncharacterized protein LOC123922737, with the protein product MPGDYSPRSSEDHSPNGSDEGDPRCPLTADILRKRVPKGFERPPTLPAYDGLTDPDDHIANVNANLDFRNISGAIRCRLFPTTLRKGAMAWYQSLPPQSIHSWRDLTEQFCRHFTASRKHPKTVHALEAIYQAEDETLRNFVERFNKEAVQVETTDDMKKYLLQRGLRPGSDFAKAVGIEKPPTWDDLLLKAQKYIDYEEVQAADVARLARPGSSHPARESSHRNDDRGGDKGSCWIFELA